Proteins from one Ricinus communis isolate WT05 ecotype wild-type chromosome 9, ASM1957865v1, whole genome shotgun sequence genomic window:
- the LOC8258818 gene encoding uncharacterized protein LOC8258818 has protein sequence MALSFSINATILPQRLQGKVRDRGNRGLEIVKHLVEKIEVPSIVSAPQESLRKGNWVKLICGASFEDAVDIRNLSLVYTLAGVDCIDCAADESVVSAVNEGIEAAREIVNIRRPWVMISVNDDEDLHFRKAEFDPEDCPLDCLRPCENVCPANAISLEEVGSRAEFSYGTDMLNALKGGVITERCYGCGRCFPVCPYDKIKVVTYVRDATATAELLERNDVDAIEIHTSGRQMAPFKKLWDGLGNSLRFLKLVAVSLPYSGDSTVSSMNTMYSAMEPQLNCLNLWQLDGRPMSGDIGRGATRESIAFAVRLAAAKDKPNGFFQLAGGTNAHTVDGLKREGLFQTTLVSDNSEDNKSMTSSPHSLIGGIAYGGYARKIVGRVLRSMQSQHEFACVEDHPEHLFEALKEALGLVGTVKRFPAG, from the exons ATGGCATTGAGTTTCTCCATTAATGCTACAATTTTGCCTCAACGACTTCAAG GAAAAGTGAGAGACAGGGGAAATAGAGGACTTGAAATTGTCAAACACCTCGTGGAAAAGATTGAGGTTCCTTCAATTGTATCTGCTCCTCAAGAATCACTTCGAAAGGGCAACTGGGTTAAGCTTATTTGTGGTGCCAGCTTTGAG GATGCTGTTGATATTAGAAATCTTTCTCTGGTTTACACTCTAGCTGGAG TTGATTGCATTGATTGTGCTGCTGATGAATCAGTGGTGAGTGCTGTAAATGAAGGAATTGAAGCTGCAAGAGAGATTGTGAACATCAGAAGGCCTTGGGTAATGATTAGTGTTAATGATGATGAAGATCTTCACTTTCGCAAAGCAG AATTTGATCCAGAGGATTGCCCATTAGACTGTTTGAGGCCTTGTGAGAATGTTTGTCCTGCGAATGCAATATCATTAGAGGAAGTAGGATCAAGAGCAGAATTTTCCTATGGCACAGATATGTTAAATGCATTGAAG GGTGGAGTCATAACTGAACGCTGTTATGGCTGTGGCCGCTGCTTTCCTGTGTGCCCCTACGATAAAATAA AGGTGGTTACATATGTAAGAGATGCTACTGCTACTGCTGAACTTCTCGAAAGAAATGACGTTGATGCCATAGAGATACATACAAGTGGAAG GCAGATGGCTCCCTTCAAGAAACTTTGGGATGGTCTGGGAAACTCACTCAGATTCCTGAAACTGGTGGCA GTCAGCTTACCTTATTCCGGGGATTCAACTGTCTCTTCAATGAACACTATGTACTCAGCCATGGAACCCCAGCTGAACTGTCTCAATTTATGGCAG TTGGATGGGCGCCCCATGAGTGGAGATATTGGCCGAGGTGCGACAAGGGAATCAATTGCATTTGCTGTTCGTTTGGCTGCTGCCAAAGACAAGCCTAATG GTTTCTTTCAATTGGCAGGCGGCACAAACGCTCACACAGTTGATGGATTAAAACGAGAGGGGCTTTTTCAAACGACATTAGTTAGTG ATAACTCAGAAGATAACAAATCAATGACCTCATCACCTCATTCACTGATAGGTGGAATAGCTTATGGTGGATATGCACGCAAA ATTGTTGGAAGGGTCTTGAGATCCATGCAATCTCAGCATGAATTTGCTTGTGTTGAGGATCATCCAGAGCATCTCTTTGAGGCACTTAAAGAAGCTCTTGGATTGGTTGGAACAGTCAAACGTTTTCCTGCAGGATAG
- the LOC8258817 gene encoding dirigent protein 11: protein MNNGIFFRKHILHYPSLKKNPLISFRTDLIPKMAMSNNFTFFIFSLFLLYIAYTIPKQQPCQDQEPKQTNLLLYVHDYFTGDDMSAITVAGKSGSNFHILQFGTVAVVDDLITEGPTVESREIGRAQGTYTNSQLDGKGLYMVFSLIFTHGEYKGSTLEIQGSDIFSLKEREFGVVSGTGFFRFVKGYGTMQTQFMDIPNLRAIIKLNVTVKHY, encoded by the coding sequence ATGAACAATGGCATTTTCTTCAGAAAGCATATTCTGCACTATCCATCCCTTAAAAAGAATCCATTAATCTCCTTCAGAACTGACCTCATCCCGAAAATGGCCATGTCTAACAATTTTACCTTCTTCATCTTTAGCTTATTTCTTCTCTACATAGCCTACACCATCCCTAAACAACAGCCTTGTCAAGATCAAGAGCCAAAACAAACTAATCTTCTACTCTATGTCCACGACTATTTCACAGGGGATGACATGTCAGCCATAACGGTGGCCGGAAAAAGCGGGTCCAACTTCCACATCCTACAGTTTGGGACTGTTGCAGTTGTTGATGATCTAATCACTGAGGGCCCCACAGTTGAGTCCAGAGAGATTGGTAGGGCCCAAGGGACTTACACCAACTCTCAACTTGATGGGAAAGGCTTATACATGGTTTTCTCTCTTATTTTCACTCATGGAGAGTATAAAGGCAGCACTTTGGAGATTCAAGGATCTGATATATTTTCATTGAAGGAAAGGGaatttggggttgtttctggTACTGGTTTTTTCAGATTTGTTAAGGGTTATGGTACTATGCAAACTCAGTTCATGGATATACCTAATTTGAGAGCTATTATCAAGCTTAATGTAACTGTCAAgcattattaa
- the LOC8258816 gene encoding receptor-like protein kinase ANXUR1, whose product MNRNVHIFFSLFLFLLTLNTIPVLSKEPDSYVLACGASNAGTDGDGRKWEPDTKYVKSSGNSIMATADNQDPSLPSTVPYMTGRLFTSAFTYTFPVPAKGRLWVRLHFYPSTYSSLDPNNAYFSVTANKLQLLKNFSASITAKALTMAYIIREYSLSPIESGTLNLTFTPSQDHDDAYAFVNGIEVIPMPEIYQSAGMVGFSDQMIDVTTSSMQTMFRLNVGGQFIPSTNDSGLTRIWYDDTPYLFGAGAGITNQANIKIQYPTQELPKAIAPYDVYSSARSMGPDSKVNMNFNLTWLFDVDANFTYLVRFHFCEYEMTRSNQRAFNIYINNQTAQEGADVIGWAGSKGVPIYKDYAIHVGDQSGDDELWVALHPSVELKPEYYDAILNGLEIFKLNEPDGNMAGPNPVPSAMMQKAEEKKSFKSSGSNGPVIGGIAGGAAGLAIAAIISIFVLRKKRGLTGSQSGSHNWLPLYGHSHTSGSKSTISGKSTASSHLSTLAQGLCRHFSLPEIKQATKNFDESNVIGVGGFGKVYKGIIDQGTKVAVKRSNPSSEQGVNEFQTEIEMLSKLRHKHLVSLIGFCEEDGEMALVYDYMANGTLREHIYKGNKPTSSLSWKQRLEICIGAARGLHYLHTGARYTIIHRDVKTTNILLDEKWVAKVSDFGLSKTGPNLNNQSHVSTVVKGSFGYLDPEYFKRQQLTEKSDVYSFGVVLFEVLCARPALNPNLAKEQVSLADWALHCQKKGIIEDLIDPHIKADIQPECLRKFAETAEKCLSDHGIHRPSMGDVLWNLEFALQLQDNPAGAKLVSENKGLDTYGMNRQMHSIEEESSISEDTDDLNNTEIFSQIVNPRGR is encoded by the coding sequence ATGAACCGCAATGTCcatatcttcttttctctctttttgttcttGCTCACCTTAAATACAATTCCAGTTTTAAGCAAAGAACCAGATTCTTATGTCCTCGCTTGTGGCGCTTCAAACGCTGGCACCGATGGTGACGGCAGGAAATGGGAACCTGACACGAAATACGTCAAGTCTTCAGGTAATTCAATAATGGCAACAGCCGATAATCAAGACCCTTCGTTGCCATCAACAGTTCCATACATGACAGGAAGGTTATTCACATCTGCATTTACATATACATTTCCTGTTCCTGCAAAGGGTCGTCTTTGGGTTAGGCTTCATTTTTATCCATCAACTTATAGCTCTCTTGATCCTAATAATGCATATTTTTCTGTTACTGCAAATAAACTCCAACTTCTCAAGAATTTCAGTGCTTCCATCACGGCGAAAGCTCTTACAATGGCCTATATTATTAGAGAATACTCTTTGTCACCCATTGAATCAGGCACTCTCAATCTTACATTCACACCTTCTCAAGATCATGATGATGCATATGCTTTTGTTAATGGCATTGAAGTAATTCCAATGCCGGAGATTTATCAGTCTGCAGGTATGGTTGGTTTTAGTGATCAAATGATTGATGTTACCACCTCTTCTATGCAAACAATGTTCAGGCTGAATGTTGGTGGACAATTTATTCCTTCAACTAATGATTCAGGCCTTACAAGAATATGGTATGATGATACACCTTATTTGTTCGGTGCTGGTGCTGGTATAACCAATCAAGCTAATATCAAAATCCAATATCCTACCCAAGAATTACCTAAGGCTATTGCACCCTATGATGTTTATAGTAGTGCAAGGTCAATGGGGCCAGATTCGAAAGtgaatatgaattttaatctCACATGGTTGTTTGATGTTGATGCTAATTTTACCTATCTTGTAAGGTTCCATttctgtgagtatgagatgACAAGGTCTAATCAGAGagcatttaatatttatatcaataacCAAACAGCACAAGAGGGTGCAGATGTGATTGGCTGGGCAGGATCGAAAGGAGTTCCTATATACAAGGATTATGCTATTCACGTTGGTGATCAAAGTGGGGATGATGAATTATGGGTGGCATTGCATCCTAGTGTAGAATTGAAGCCTGAATATTATGACGCAATCTTGAATGGATTAGAGATATTCAAACTTAATGAGCCTGATGGGAATATGGCTGGCCCGAATCCGGTGCCATCAGCAATGATGCAAAAGgcagaagaaaagaagagtttTAAATCGTCAGGATCAAATGGTCCGGTAATTGGTGGGATTGCCGGTGGGGCTGCTGGATTAGCAATAGCAGCTATTATCTCAATTTTTGTcctgagaaagaaaaggggtCTAACTGGAAGTCAATCTGGAAGTCATAACTGGTTGCCTCTCTATGGACATTCCCATACATCAGGAAGCAAATCAACAATCTCAGGCAAAAGTACTGCCAGTAGCCATCTTTCTACTCTTGCACAAGGTCTATGTCGCCATTTTTCATTGCCAGAGATCAAACAAGCTACAAAGAACTTTGACGAGTCCAATGTTATTGGAGTTGGAGGATTTGGGAAGGTTTACAAAGGAATTATTGATCAAGGAACAAAAGTTGCTGTTAAAAGATCAAACCCATCTTCAGAACAAGGAGTTAATGAGTTCCAAACTGAAATTGAGATGCTTTCCAAGCTTAGGCACAAGCATCTGGTGTCTTTAATTGGATTTTGTGAAGAAGATGGTGAGATGGCCCTTGTTTATGATTACATGGCAAATGGCACTCTTCGAGAACACATTTACAAGGGCAACAAGCCAACCTCTTCCTTGTCCTGGAAGCAAAGATTGGAGATATGCATTGGTGCTGCAAGAGGACTTCACTATCTTCATACTGGTGCCAGGTACACAATCATTCACAGGGATGTGAAGACAACAAACATTCTCTTGGATGAGAAATGGGTGGCGAAAGTTTCCGATTTTGGCCTGTCAAAAACCGGTCCTAATCTTAATAATCAGAGTCATGTTAGTACAGTGGTAAAAGGAAGCTTTGGATACTTGGACCCTGAGTACTTCAAAAGGCAACAATTGACGGAAAAATCTGATGTATACTCATTTGGAGTAGTACTATTTGAAGTACTGTGTGCTAGGCCAGCGCTCAATCCTAACTTGGCTAAAGAACAAGTTAGTCTTGCAGATTGGGCATTACATTGCCAAAAGAAGGGAATAATTGAGGATCTAATTGATCCGCATATTAAAGCTGATATTCAACCTGAGTGCCTCAGGAAGTTTGCGGAGACAGCAGAGAAGTGTTTGTCTGATCATGGAATCCATCGTCCTTCAATGGGCGATGTGCTGTGGAATCTTGAATTTGCTCTCCAATTGCAAGATAATCCTGCTGGAGCGAAACTGGTTTCAGAAAACAAAGGACTTGACACCTATGGTATGAACAGACAAATGCATAGCATTGAGGAGGAGAGTTCAATAAGCGAGGATACTGATGATCTCAACAATACTGAAATTTTTTCACAGATAGTGAATCCAAGAGGAAGATGA
- the LOC8258815 gene encoding protein TAPETUM DETERMINANT 1 has translation MMSLCHICFLYLMIMLATTGWNLGIQSGTPDYEFFQSTDENNNQSRTVTKKPQHSYSSHNRKLLVHGSCSNRDISISQSRDSTSGIPQYIVQIVNTCSVSGCAPSDIHLHCGWFASARMVNPTVFKRMSYDDCLVNGGKTLKNSQMIRFTYSNSFMYTLAFKTAKFC, from the exons ATGATGAGTCTTTGTCATATTTGCTTCCTCTACTTGATGATCATGCTCGCCACTACAGGTTGGAATCTTGGAATTCAATCAG GTACTCCAGATTATGAGTTTTTCCAATCAACTGATGAAAATAATAACCAATCAAGAACAGTAACTAAGAAACCACAACATTCATACTCAAGTCATAATAGAAAGCTTCTGGTTCATG gTTCTTGCTCAAACAGAGATATAAGCATCTCACAAAGTAGAGATTCCACTTCAGGAATACCACAATACATAGTTCAGATTGTAAACACGTGTAGTGTTTCAGGATGTGCTCCTTCAGATATTCATCTCCATTGCGGTTGGTTTGCTTCTGCAAGAATGGTAAACCCAACAGTCTTCAAGAGGATGTCGTATGATGATTGCCTGGTAAATGGTGGGAAAACTTTGAAGAACAGTCAGATGATCAGATTTACCTACTCAAACTCCTTCATGTATACACTTGCTTTTAAAACTGCCAAGTTCTGCTAG